The following proteins are encoded in a genomic region of Methylibium petroleiphilum PM1:
- the urtC gene encoding urea ABC transporter permease subunit UrtC: MKSLLAWSKNSGLGSLLLLILLLAVVLPLTLDIFRLNLVGKYLTYAFVAVGLVMVWGYGGVLSLGQGVFFGLGGYAMAMFLKLEASDPETTKIQTTPGIPDFMDWNQITELPMMWLPFKSLPLSLILVIAVPTLLAWIISFAMFKRRVGGVYFAIITQAVALILTVLIIGQQGYTGGVNGMTDLKTVLGWDTRTDSAKYILYYLCVALLVASILLCRWIQTSKLGTLLLAMRDKEDRVRFSGYDVSNFKIFTFCLAAALSGIGGALFSLQVGFMSPSFVGIVPSIEMVIFAAVGGRMSLVGAVYGTLLVNAGKTFFSESFPDLWLFLMAALFIGVTLAFPMGLAGLWESHVKPWWTKRQADRRSTRERVAAAHAAYPDAPPKPARATPPSGDSKLPGGVSGQRA, encoded by the coding sequence ATGAAATCGCTGCTCGCGTGGTCTAAGAACTCGGGGCTCGGCAGCCTGCTGCTGCTGATCCTGCTGCTCGCGGTCGTGCTGCCGCTCACGCTGGACATCTTCCGACTCAACCTGGTCGGCAAGTACCTCACCTATGCCTTCGTCGCTGTCGGCCTGGTGATGGTGTGGGGCTACGGCGGCGTGCTGAGCCTGGGCCAGGGCGTGTTCTTCGGGCTCGGCGGCTACGCGATGGCGATGTTCCTGAAGCTCGAGGCCTCCGACCCGGAGACCACCAAGATCCAGACCACGCCGGGCATCCCCGACTTCATGGACTGGAACCAGATCACCGAGCTGCCGATGATGTGGCTGCCGTTCAAGAGCCTGCCGCTGAGCCTCATTCTGGTGATCGCGGTGCCCACGCTGCTGGCCTGGATCATCAGCTTCGCGATGTTCAAGCGCCGCGTCGGCGGCGTGTACTTCGCGATCATCACGCAGGCGGTCGCGCTGATCCTCACGGTGCTGATCATCGGCCAGCAGGGCTACACCGGCGGCGTCAACGGCATGACCGACCTGAAGACCGTGCTCGGCTGGGACACGCGCACCGACAGCGCCAAGTACATCCTCTACTACCTTTGCGTGGCGCTGCTGGTGGCCAGCATCCTGCTGTGCCGCTGGATCCAGACCAGCAAGCTCGGCACCCTGCTGCTGGCGATGCGCGACAAGGAAGACCGGGTGCGCTTCTCCGGCTACGACGTCTCCAACTTCAAGATCTTCACCTTCTGCCTGGCCGCGGCGCTGTCGGGCATCGGCGGCGCGCTGTTCTCTCTGCAGGTGGGCTTCATGTCGCCCAGCTTCGTCGGCATCGTGCCGTCGATCGAGATGGTGATCTTCGCGGCGGTCGGCGGGCGCATGAGCCTGGTCGGCGCCGTCTACGGCACGCTGCTGGTCAACGCCGGCAAGACCTTCTTCTCGGAGAGCTTCCCGGACCTGTGGCTGTTCCTGATGGCCGCGCTGTTCATCGGCGTGACGCTGGCCTTCCCGATGGGGCTGGCCGGACTGTGGGAGAGCCACGTGAAGCCGTGGTGGACGAAACGCCAGGCCGACCGCCGATCGACCCGGGAGCGCGTGGCCGCCGCGCACGCCGCCTACCCCGATGCGCCGCCCAAGCCTGCCCGCGCCACGCCGCCATCCGGCGATTCGAAGCTGCCCGGCGGCGTGAGCGGCCAGCGCGCCTGA